One genomic region from Verrucomicrobiia bacterium encodes:
- the era gene encoding GTPase Era: MDPEFRAGLAALVGRTNAGKSTLLNALVGRKISIVTPKPQTTRHPVQGIVHRPGGQVVLVDTPGFFKTRSSRLVDELHGRARSALEGIDVVVHVVDPSREPGEEELMVLEALQGILPPRVLCLNKADLRRRPALAAWQARATSYAAVVEASGRTGLGLELLVAELLRILPVHPPLYPVDQVTNAHRDFEIAELIREQVYLQTGEEIPYRTTIELDSVEPAVTRDGRPYLHIKAAILTHHDRHQRMLIGVGAGRIRSIGIGARRALEERLGQQVFLDLDVLVEKEGTRGL, encoded by the coding sequence ATGGATCCTGAGTTTCGCGCCGGTCTCGCCGCCCTGGTCGGGCGCACCAATGCCGGGAAGTCCACGCTGCTGAACGCTCTTGTGGGACGAAAGATCTCCATCGTCACCCCCAAGCCTCAGACGACCCGCCACCCGGTGCAGGGGATTGTGCACCGCCCCGGGGGACAGGTGGTGCTGGTGGACACTCCCGGATTCTTCAAGACGCGGTCCAGCCGGCTGGTGGATGAGCTTCATGGCCGGGCGCGGAGCGCTCTTGAGGGCATTGATGTCGTGGTGCATGTCGTGGATCCGTCGCGCGAGCCGGGCGAGGAGGAGCTGATGGTGCTCGAGGCGTTGCAGGGGATTTTGCCGCCGCGCGTCCTGTGTCTCAACAAGGCCGACCTGCGACGGCGTCCGGCGCTCGCCGCGTGGCAGGCGCGGGCCACTTCGTATGCCGCGGTGGTGGAGGCCTCGGGGCGCACGGGCCTCGGGCTGGAACTCCTCGTCGCGGAGCTCCTGAGGATCCTGCCGGTGCATCCGCCCCTCTATCCGGTGGACCAGGTCACCAACGCCCACCGGGACTTTGAGATTGCGGAGCTGATCCGCGAGCAGGTGTACCTCCAGACGGGTGAGGAGATTCCGTACCGCACGACCATCGAGCTCGATTCCGTGGAACCTGCGGTCACCCGGGATGGCCGGCCCTACCTGCACATCAAGGCGGCAATCCTCACCCACCACGACCGGCATCAGCGCATGTTGATCGGGGTCGGCGCGGGCAGGATTCGATCCATCGGCATCGGGGCACGGAGAGCGCTCGAGGAGCGGCTCGGGCAGCAGGTCTTCCTGGATCTCGATGTGCTCGTGGAGAAGGAGGGGACCCGGGGGCTGTGA
- a CDS encoding AAA family ATPase, with protein sequence MGPVTHGIPRRLPRPRRREETSLSKPGVAATAAPPEEFSFNLKPADIARHLGRFVIGQTEAKKVLSVALCDHFQHVRLCLEGAEAPFYQKQNVLLLGPTGVGKTHLIRSAAELIGVPFVKADATKFSETGYVGGDVDDLVRDLVRKAGGNTRRAAHGIIYLDEVDKLATRGEAGTRDVSGRGVQTNLLKLMEDGDVPLVSPNDVTGQLQAAMSAMRGGGAPTAETLNTRHILFIVSGAFSGMDQAIRCRLEAGSLVRADAASRIPRGADPDWFFARVATSDLIAYGLEPEFVGRLPVRVACHGLDTDDLFDVLRKSESSLIHQYERAFAAYGITCEFRDDGLRRLAELAASERTGARGLMTVCERVFRDLKFRLPSSRVTRFEVTAALVDAPAEALKRLTRKG encoded by the coding sequence ATGGGACCGGTCACACACGGGATTCCCAGACGTCTGCCCCGTCCGCGCCGGCGGGAAGAGACATCGCTGTCCAAGCCCGGAGTGGCCGCCACCGCGGCGCCCCCGGAGGAGTTCAGCTTCAACCTCAAGCCGGCGGACATCGCCCGCCATCTCGGACGCTTTGTGATCGGCCAGACCGAGGCCAAGAAGGTCCTGAGCGTCGCCCTCTGCGATCACTTCCAGCACGTGCGGCTGTGTCTCGAGGGTGCGGAGGCGCCGTTTTATCAGAAGCAGAACGTCCTGCTGCTCGGCCCCACCGGCGTGGGCAAGACCCACCTCATCCGGTCCGCCGCCGAGCTGATCGGGGTGCCGTTCGTGAAAGCGGATGCGACGAAGTTCAGCGAGACCGGCTATGTGGGTGGGGATGTGGATGACCTGGTGCGGGATCTGGTGCGCAAGGCCGGCGGGAACACCCGGCGTGCGGCCCACGGGATCATCTATCTCGACGAGGTGGACAAGCTCGCGACGCGGGGGGAGGCCGGGACACGGGACGTCTCCGGACGGGGGGTGCAGACCAACCTCCTCAAGCTCATGGAGGACGGGGATGTGCCGCTGGTGTCGCCGAACGACGTGACCGGGCAGCTCCAGGCCGCGATGTCGGCGATGCGCGGCGGGGGGGCCCCGACTGCGGAGACCCTCAACACGCGGCACATCCTGTTCATCGTCAGCGGGGCGTTCTCCGGGATGGACCAGGCCATCCGGTGCCGGCTCGAGGCGGGCAGCCTGGTCCGCGCGGACGCCGCGTCGCGCATCCCCCGCGGGGCGGATCCGGACTGGTTTTTTGCGCGGGTGGCCACCTCGGATCTCATTGCCTACGGACTCGAGCCCGAGTTCGTGGGGCGCCTGCCGGTCCGTGTCGCATGCCACGGACTTGACACCGACGACCTGTTTGACGTGCTGCGCAAGAGCGAGAGCAGCCTGATCCACCAGTACGAGCGCGCCTTTGCCGCCTACGGCATCACCTGCGAATTCCGGGATGACGGACTGCGGCGCCTGGCGGAGCTGGCGGCGTCGGAACGCACCGGTGCCCGCGGGCTGATGACGGTGTGCGAGCGGGTGTTTCGCGACCTGAAGTTCCGGCTGCCCTCCAGCCGGGTCACCCGATTCGAGGTCACCGCCGCGCTGGTGGACGCGCCCGCCGAGGCCTTGAAGCGGCTGACCCGCAAAGGATGA